GAGACAATGCTCGAAAACTTCCCTGGTATCTAGGCTCCCTTTCCGATTACCTACCTGGGACTACCTCTCTCCGTTGGCCGACTTCGCCTTGCCCAATTACAGTCGATCAAAGACCGGGTGAAGGCACGCTTGGCGAGCTGGCAGGGGAGGTTTCTATCGCCTACCAGAAGGTGCGAGCTTGTACGTGCTGTCCTAAGTTCACTGCCTACCTATCTTCTAATGGTTCTTCAACCACTGAAGCAATTCATAAAGGAATTGGATAAAGCACGACGATGTTTCTTCTAGGCGGGTGATCAATAACTCATAGGGGACAAGAGTAAAGCGAATTGGTCTTGTATATGTCGTCCCACCGCCAATGGTGGCCTGGGGATCACAAACCTGTAATTCTTTGGCCGTGCGCTGCGTCTCTGCTGGCTTTGGTTCGAGTGGATGCACCCTGAGTGTCCCTGGAAGGGTATGCGGTTACCGGTCAGTTCAACTGATATTGCTCTCGTTAATGCTGCCACTTCGGTATAGCTAGGCGATGGCAAGAAGGCATCATTCTAGCTGTCCAGTTGGTTGGAGGGCGTAGCACCGGCGTCTCTGTTTCCTTCCCTTTATCATTACAGCAAGCGCAAAAACTACACAGTGTCTAATGCCCTCATTGATGATAAATGGATTCAGGATCTAGACCATGACCTTACTCCGGCTCTCGTAGCTAATTATGTTTATCTTTGGACCCTTCTTCAATTAGTGCACCTAGATACAAGTAGTACTGCTATGGACACGATCACCTGGACACGTACTCCTTCAGGGGAATACTCCGCCCGATCAGCTTACCTCCTCCAGTTCGAAGGTCCCAAAATGACCGAGATGGACAACATAGTATGGCGGCTCTAGGATCCTCCCAGTGTTTTCCTTTGGCTACTCCTCCAAAAACGTATTTGGACTGCTGATCGATTATAGCGACGTGGATGGCCAAACTGCTACTTCTGCCAGCTATGTTTGCGCAACCTTGAGATGGTGGATCATTTGTTTTTGGACTGCATATTTACACAGGAGATTTGGAACAAGGTTGCCTCTTGGGTGCAGCACCCCAACCTAATATCGTGTCTTTGTCCAATGAGGTCACTTGGGTCCTGTAGAATAGACTGGAACAAATCCCTCACTCAGTGTCCATCGGGTAAGGCAGCCAAAGGTCTTCGCTCGCTTTGCATTCTAGTCATATGTACTGTCTGGAATGAGCGAAACAATCGTGTCTTCAACAAGTAAGAAAAAACAATAAGTCATGTTGTGTCTGATCTATAGGATGAGACCCGACAGTGGGTTATGGCAGGTGCACAAGATTTGGAATTCATTTTGCCAGCAATGATCGACTCTGAAGGCTTAGCTCTTTTAGTTCCTTAGTTTCAGTTTTAGCTTCGGTTCCTAATCACTCATGTTTTGCGAGTAATCCTCCAAGCATCTGCGTTGAGAAGCTTCAGACTGGTGAAAACGACTGATTGTTTGGGTGTATGCTCTTTCGTGTTCTTTGAAGTATGTGTCTTACATGCTGCCTAAACTCCCCTCTTAATTAATATAAGCTGTTTTCGATCTTTCAAAAAAGAATTGAAGCTCGATGGGGGGAGGGGGGCATGAACATGGATGGGCAAGACAAATAGATGCATCAAGGCTTCATAATTTTGCTGTGGCCACTAGCAATACTCTTGAGCTGTGTCCGTTCTTTGGTCTCCCGTCTCACAGGCACAGCATAGTCCTAGCGCTCCATGTACGCACATAGCTTCCTCTTCGCTTCCAGAACGGTCATCGTTCCTTTCGCAGCTAGCTTCTGTATCAATTGATGATTTCACCCTAGAGACAGTAACTACTCCCTCCGTCCTAAATATAagtatatttggactcaaacaTAAGAATTAAGGTGAGATATACAATGATCATATTGGTGGGTGACACATTTACTGTATTGATTGGGGTATATTTTCTTTAAAGCAGACATAAAGGaatgaagaaaaatatgtattatTAAAGTCATGATAGATTTATATTTAGTGCACGTCGAAAAAGACTTTATAGACTTATATTTGGTGCACGTCGAAATATTACTTAGCTTCGTCGGTAAAAGGGGCTTCCTATTAGTTGATAGCTCGTCAGGGGCAGGCACAGCTTGGACTGGACTGGGCATTGCATATTTGCATGCCTTCCCAGGCCGCGTCTGTTTTCCTCTGATGAACTTGTTCATCAGAATACAATTCACTCTGCTCAAGTTACTGCATACTAGCATATAGAACAaatgaagaaaatgaaaaggaCCAATCTGATATGACGGACGACCAGTGTCAACTCGTGGGGCAAAATAAGTCAAAAAGGCTGAAAGGTGACCtgcaattattattttttggaacACGACACCAAACGGCTGATGGATCGGCAGGCAATGCAACTGATCGAAAAGGTTAGCGAGTAATCCGGCGACCGGCCGTCTGGCTAATGCATGGAACAGTGAACTTTCGTACGACTAGGCAGGTAACATATGCATAATGCGAGGTGGTGGTTGCAAAATAAGTTGAGGTCTCCCTGTCATGCGCATGCCTCTCATGTACcaacaattatatatatattcagaCACCAAATGTACGTGCACGCTTGTTGCTACCAAAATGCAGTTTCGCGACAATATAAGCATGCAATAAATTTAGATATATGTCATTATAAATATTATGGTTTTAAAATATGCTATTACAAATTTGGTATTTGAAAAGATGATATTACAGATCTCTTAAAACTGGATTCATCCACATTAGTGTATTAAATCTTCTTGTTTAACTGATTACTTCCTTAGTTAGATAGGGATTATTTTCTAGATTAGCTAGAGATTGTTTTCTTGATTACGTGATTAGTTCCTTTGTTCAGAGAGGTAATTTTGCAGGTTGTTATTGTCTTTGTACTCCATATATGGTGTAATATCAAATAAATCGGcaagtttgaattttttttccttctttgtaATATATAATTTCTGGTCACGTAACATATATATTTAGGACACGCCAACCTAAGTTTTACGGTCAcgtaatatatatttttcctattttataacGTTTGTTTCCGATTTTTTTCTGCTCACGGGCCTGTTGGATCGCATCGACAGATTAGATTGGTCCAAAAGTTGACACGTTAAATATTTCAAGCGCGTTAAATAgcatcatacatacatatacatacacatacatacatacatatatatatacatatatacatacatatatacatacatatatatatatacatatataggcaaatttggaaatttagacaacatacgcgaccgtatttgcgaaattagacaacatgtcaacgtatttgcaaatatagcactcgtattcggtatctcaaataccgaaattagattttcggaaactgaaaatccgaaaacagcgtattcggcaactgaggtgccgaatacggcactgtgtgccgtattcggcatctcagttgccgaatacaccctgtactctgctgtattcggcaactgaggtgccgaatacggcccacagtgccgtattcggcacctcagttgccgaattcagCGCATCGTGTCACTTTCACGTCCTGTCGATGCTTTCGGTGTGTGCGTGCCAGCGGGATGCTGCTTTTGCGCTTAATAAAAAGCCCTGGCtcgcagaagagagaagggagaagagaagagagcagcaaaggagagaagggagaagagaaaagagcagcaaaggagagaagggagaagagaagagagcagcaaaggagagaagggagaagaaaagagagcagcagtggagagaagagcagcagcggagcaacgctaggagaagcagctcgagcagagggggcagccggagaggatcaacgcgagcagcagccgcgctcaatttccttaaggtaagtttttagattacgtagttaattagtaattataattagatttttcttagttcattcagaagtatattagtcatttcgtcagtatattgttaaattcattcaagtacatttgattaattatattattttggtaaattagagtatttaaattaatgatttagttgggttatataatttttattagtaagtgtgattagattctttacttaatatagtaacattaatttacgtgatttaatctaggtaattagttttattaaagtaatataattaatcaattaacttgattaattagtttaatcacttaggtttggtagaaccgtagaagatagtgtccagtagcaacaaagatgcatattagttgtatattgcactatttaattagtattatttttgtacttattatttattacatgtatatttgtttaggagatacggtatgattttccatatttattatggagaacgtcccacagttttgcacgggagacttgtaacaattcagaactgccagcacatagagagttcggttgaggtacctattgatctagatggcctaaaatcacatattatgcgccttttgcgtgtgaaccagcagtcccatactgttgtcttagagggtgtacggccgcggcttgttccaaatgtgcggaagtgtggacggccctataacgtgcggaagtgtggacggccctataacgtgctccgatggagtccagtgtgccgaaggctcgccatGCTGGTACCAATGTGAACTTCCAGGTTCATTGAGATCATGAGAAGACTGTCCGCCGAGTAGATCAGTGAAGGTGGCGGTCGCATGCATTGCAGCACCCCAGTCAAAAGCATTAGGGTcgctccagcaaggggtctgctgcgtgtagtcaacgacgtcctcctgatgagtagatgctgcagccggaggtgtcatcgtagccggaggtgctagtgaacccagcgtaacctgctcgggcgcaggaggctgcgtgcactcctcggcctcagcacCGGAACATGAGACATGACGCGCCGAAGCTGAAGATGTATGTCGTGATTCTGACCGAACGGGTTCCTCACGAGCACTAGATgaccgcctgctgtgggaggaccgcctgctgtgggaggcacgagacgggtccatggcatgttggtcgtaccccctccattgcggggcacacccacctagaccacgtatagcgttTAGGAAGCGGGATCCTCTTGTCCTCATGTACTCCCGGAGAGGGTTACGATCCCTCTGCAATGATGACCTGCTTGGTTCCCCAAAAGGTTGATCCGCTtgcgtatgcatctcatacgcctcttcagtctgtataagatgagggacatgtcagtaatacacagactttccaaagaaaaccaatataagtaacgcatcacttaccacaacatgaagtaggcgggcacgatcctcggggaagggtctggggcccggctgtacaggtccgctgagtaaggtggcacgcgtgcgcggacggtaccaagcaaggtagtcccagtacgtggcctcgtcgtattgtccagcagtaATGATGACATCCACCGCAGCTGATTCTGTCCACCTCCGTATGTACTCGGCATTCTTGGATGCCCAGTCCTGCGTGCCTCCGCCCCCCTTTAAGCTCcacctgtacgtgacataaacagttataatttgttaacatggataaccaatgtactaaggcaacatacaataacacacttactcgtgcgcccgtccGGCGTCTCGTGGTGCTAGAACaggcaccacctgtcggtacccgaactgcctctgtacacgttctggagaatatacttccacgcagttcatgtacaacaagaagcatgtggtcaaccataagtctgcgtcacggctacaagaggatgccaggagtccaccatctgcaatttcttttactcgtgccatacgccatggatcccaatcCACTAGATCAGTGCTAAGGATGTCCAGGTCACTTATCACcctggagtagttaccatggtcttgctgctgactccatcttagcctggcatgaatccaccgatactccatcgttggccttatgtcatctgcaatgccatcagagatgTGAACTAGGTAGTagcacttgagcacccaaggtctggaaatcgggaggtactcccaactccataACTGTAAGAGATGTAAGCACCCTGTAATGGTTGCCTTCCTCTTTgttcgctgggttgcatcacacaatcctctgtaggttgcagccaacactgcagatccccaactgtaagatgtaggctcataaggatgtgacgcgaggtgggctgctaaccatacaatatgtgggacgacataatcgcctgccgtattgcagaacatgatgcctctgAGCAGGACgtataagtacacctcatagtgttgcataagtgtattctcgtccgcatccagtgggcatggaccgaactgtgtCAGCGCATGaacccaggacatggagaggccagcatccttcccgtcgtattgcacaccaaacctataagatgcagatAGTCAATGACGCTTTAATAgcactgtaatattttaaatgcattacataacaaataattacctatctgcaacataacccttccactgctcccttgcgggtcgcgaaactattaacggggcacccctgattggcagcccggtcagcatggccacgtcccgcaGTGTTATtgccatctcaccaaaaggaaagtggaaagtgtgtgtctcaggacgccagcggtcgacgagacctgtgagcagtgcctcatcaattgccgggagaggtgtcctaccaccgacctccatgggagctccagccatcatgagagcgaaaggtaatagtcccgcccgtgcgagtggctcgtggaatcgagggtccaactccttaatcttgtgcacactccgggctcgtaacggacccaactgcatgagttatccaatacatgtacagcGTTAGTTCAAAATTCTCGTACCAATAAAATAACACATATAAACGTGGTACCTGTTGTCCTGTgaatatcatccttcccctatggttctcgtcgtaccgctgctgaagaagctcgggaagaccaccatgagccatgataatgatttaaggcttcatggttcaacaaataggtaaacaacaaattagaatatattacaagcttcataatatattgtatctgctaaacaaaggtacacgtaattttttctaattttaccgGATAAGGACATTCATATAATTATACTAAGGACACAATCTAATTACAATGTTGAAAGAAATTCAtgatatcaaactaattaaataatataattatatagactaatcaaattcatataatcaaactaagcatcgtaattaattaatctaagtactctaatttatcaaataatttaattcatttaatctaattaaataaactaagtactctaattaattaatctaagtaatctaataacgtaattaaataatctaatttgtataatctaagtactctaattaaataaactaagtactctaattaaactctaagtactctaataacgtaattaaataatctaatttatataatcaaagtactctaatttatcaaattaatataattaaaaaaatgtaattgaacggattaaacaatctactttgaaaaactaatctacttcgaaacggactaaccaaataagctaattactctaaataatattactaacctaagtattaaatAGGTAATATAAGGACTAACCGGTTCGAAACCTAATTAAGTGCTtgcgttgctcctcttctgctgatGCTTCTCGCGTTCCTCTgctcccttctcctctcccttctctgctctgctgctgctgcgacctCAATTTATTCAGCAGAGCAGCGATCTCTCCGCATGTGGCGCCAAAACAACAAATGCATGCACCGGCCGAAAGCATCACGGGAGGGAAGGGAAAAATGATTGATGTGACGTAAAAGAGATTGATGCGACGCAGCAAAATCGGTCGGCCGGCATATTTCGGCAattgaggtgccaaatacggcactgtgggccgtattcggcacctcagttgccgaatacggtgtttttggattttcagtttccgaaaATCTAATTTTggtatttgagataccgaatacgagtgctagatttgcaaatacgtcgacatgttatctattttcgcaaatacggtcacgtatgttgtctaaattccCAAATTTGCCACATATATACCTCCACAAACCGTACGTGCCCAACTCCAACCGATCCGTACCTACGTACGGACTGAGAAGAACTAGTTAACTAACTTAGAACTTCTACCAACTACTTCGTCCAACTTCCTTTCAGCTACTGCCACGTACTATAAAAAGCCAATGATTCATTCATCCAATAGTTAGCTAGGAGAATAAAGTCAATAGACTTTGCAAGAAAAATGGTACCTAACTATACATGTAGTACCTCCTTTTGCCCATTGGCCATAATGGAAGAAAGAGACGATGATGGACAAATTAAGTTTTTTATAGCCTAGATATATAGTACATGCATGAAGGTGAAAAGATAAAAGGGGGCACACCTATCTAATATCGATGTTTTGGGCTTCAACATGGTCGCATCTTCGGCTgctatatattttctaaaatatttatagaaattaattatgatattatgTAAGTGCCTTTTCAGACAAATCTGTACATACCACATTCACGTCTCAAATCGTAATATCTAGAAGCGTATAAATTAACAGTCCTAAAAAAATATGACCACGTGTATGCCACAATTAGTGTCACTTTTTCCGACCGAAAAGGAGTTCTTGAAAATTTGGAGAAGGATGGAATCCTTAGACCTTAGTCTTTGCTGCTTCTCTAAGCTAGGCTCCAACCTCCAATAATAATAAGCAGTCATCCCTGCCgttgacaacaaaagaaaaaaaaggcaactTCCCACTTTCTAGTGAGAGCCACTCCAATTCTTTGCTACTT
This genomic window from Phragmites australis chromosome 7, lpPhrAust1.1, whole genome shotgun sequence contains:
- the LOC133923772 gene encoding uncharacterized protein LOC133923772, coding for MAWSLKGGGGTQDWASKNAEYIRRWTESAAVDVIITAGQYDEATYWDYLAWYRPRTRATLLSGPVQPGPRPFPEDRARLLHVVTEEAYEMHTQADQPFGEPSRSSLQRDRNPLREYMRTRGSRFLNAIRGLGGCAPQWRGYDQHAMDPSRASHSRRSSHSRRSSSAREEPVRSESRHTSSASARHVSCSGAEAEECTQPPAPEQVTLGSLAPPATMTPPAAASTHQEDVVDYTQQTPCWSDPNAFDWGAAMHATATFTDLLGGQSSHDLNEPGSSHWN